The proteins below are encoded in one region of Triticum aestivum cultivar Chinese Spring chromosome 1B, IWGSC CS RefSeq v2.1, whole genome shotgun sequence:
- the LOC123092553 gene encoding uncharacterized protein produces MGNGLSPCLRAPAVHGKGAEARLVFWGGQTRLAAASGGRFTTAGDVTAEAPDHLVCSGDSFFIGLPIPALPPGEELQAGRTYFVLPAARFSSCQALTAASLASLSPAPTKVSLAGESSPFEYVTGADGMALIRVLPEFIEKVITSDGGGEKKCGAAAPEQLCSTPELRKHYMQLVGARQQRPWSPGLETISEARKGRRMPTCRRR; encoded by the coding sequence ATGGGCAACGGCCTCTCCCCTTGCTTGCGCGCCCCGGCCGTGCACGGCAAGGGAGCGGAGGCGAGGCTGGTGTTCTGGGGCGGGCAGACGAGGCTCGCCGCAGCTTCTGGCGGGCGGTTCACCACGGCCGGCGACGTCACGGCGGAGGCCCCCGATCACCTCGTCTGCTCCGGCGACTCCTTCTTCATCGGCCTCCCGATCCCGGCGCTGCCGCCGGGCGAGGAGCTGCAGGCGGGGAGGACCTACTTCGTGCTCCCCGCGGCCCGGTTCTCCAGCTGCCAGGCGCTCACCGCGGCCTCGCTCGCGTCGCTGTCGCCGGCCCCGACCAAGGTGTCCCTCGCCGGCGAGTCGTCCCCGTTCGAGTACGTCACGGGCGCCGACGGCATGGCGCTCATCAGGGTCCTCCCGGAGTTCATCGAGAAGGTGATCACGTCCGACGGTGGCGGCGAGAAGAagtgcggcgcggcggcgccggaaCAGCTGTGCAGCACGCCGGAGCTGAGGAAGCACTACATGCAGCTGGTGGGGGCGAGGCAGCagcggccgtggtcgccggggctcGAGACGATATCGGAGGCCAGGAAAGGGAGAAGGATGCCGACATGCCGTCGTCGGTGA